CCAGCTGCCCCAGTGCCCATCCATGCCCGCCCTGGCACCAGGTCTTGGTTTGGGGGTTCAGCTGGGACCCCGAGGAGCCAGCGTTGTGGGAGCTCAGCAGACTGGTGCAAATTCCCTGGGGCAGAtaacacagaccccccccccccagctagggTGGTGTGGGGCAGGCTCTTGCAGGCTCACAGTCCCAGAGAGAACTCACAGCAGGAGCAGATATTGGGGGACCCATTATGGGCCTGGCTGGACTTTAATGCAGCGCCCCACAAAATCTACTGGGAATTCCACCCCACACAAGATGTTCCTGAGGGAACCATGCTCCCTCCCAAAGGGCCCCCAGGGAAACCCCATGGGGCTCTTTCTCTGATGTATCCAAGGCCATTATAACTGGGGCTCCAGGACCAGAGCCAGGAGAGTGCAAAGCATTGGGAGGAGGGGGTCATTCCCCAGGGGCCACAGTGATCACAGCCAGCTGGGAACTAGAGCTTCACTGGGGAGCCAGGTCTGGACACCTGCTGGGAATGGATATCTTGGGGCAGGGCCGCAGAATGCCTAGGAGCCTCCAACATCTCCAGGCCCGGGAGGGGACTGTCTTTTGTAAGGAACAGGCCAAAACACTGCATTCCCCTATGATCTGATCTgtaaccactgctctagactctacgcccctcccagcactgcagatagaacccaggagtcctggctcccaatgcAGCCTGCTctaccccacatccctcccagagctagggagagaaCTCAGGAAAGCTGATCCTACATTCAGTGGTTGTAGACCAGTTAATTGTGTGGCTTGTAGGTTAAAAGCATAGCCACGTCCCGCTCTGGTGGCTGGTCCACAGAACAAAAGGGGCTCAGGCCACGCCAGTCACCTCCATGATAAGATTCTTAGAGTGGCACATGATGGGATCGTTTTTCctagtttcctttaaaaaaaaacaaaccctggtTTATTTAAGTCACGCAGTGAGAAACCGCCCTGCAAAGACCAGGTTTGACAGTGAAAAGCCCATTGGAATCTGACAATTCATGGGTTCCTGCCCCCACATCACCCATTTTAGGTCAAGGAGATGGGGTGTGGCCAGAAGCCAGGGAGCTTCTCGGGCTGCTCGGAGCCCAGGAGAACTAGGATCTTGGTAAGCGCTATGGAGAGAGGAGCTGGGTGCcttatggaggagatggctgccccccacctgggaaCATCCATCTGTCTGGCCTCTCAGGGAGCAGCCCCTCCTGTTCCCAGCAGCCTATTGTGTTCACGCACTTCATGGCTCCAGAATGTGTCCAGGGGCTTTCTGCTGCACAGATCTCCTGTGCTGCCCTGAAACTTGCTGCGGGGGCAAAGGGGGGAACCTTCTGGGCTCAGCTGCACAGACCCCACCtctctccatgcagctcccagggctggctggggggaatCTCTCTGGTCCCAGCTGTGGTTCAGGTTCCCATCCCCTTGTCCCTGTGGCCGCTTCCTCCAGGCAGGGATTTCCTGTCTCTGCcgctgtttctctccctcccctggagCCGCCTCTCACTGAGACTCTTCTCTGCATCTCCCCTGTGCCTGGTGCCCCCACTCACTGCTCCAGCTACCAGGGGTCTGTGGCAGTTGGAACTTGGAGGCTCAGGAGGTTCCAGGGTAAGTGGAACATTGGGGCCTGGAACCTGGGCCAGATGGAATCTTGGGGTCAGAAATGTTCCACAGCCATGGGGCCAGATGGAACACTAAGGCTTGGAAGGTTCCGTGACCGCTGTACATGGGAGCAGACTGGGTGCTGTTGGGATGGGGTTGTGTCCTTTGTGGTCCGCtgaggagagggagagaccctAGCTggctttccccaccaccaccctagaGACAGAGGCATTCACCTCTCTCGGATCATTTTCTGAGATCCTCACTGAGGTGAGATGGGACTGATGCCAGCCCTTGCAGACTGAAGTCCCCTCATCCCGGGCAAGGGAGAGCAGCAACCAGAGAACGCTGGGAGAGATGGGGTTAAACCACAGGAACCTCCCACTAAGCAAAGGAAATCTTGCTGCAACCCTACACCCCTTCAACTTGCCCTGGTTATCCAGCATCTTCCATTGGCTGGGTGTGACACAGCCATAGGAGGTCTCTGACCCTCTGAACCTGAGCTGGCTGGGCAGGGTCGGGTGGGATCCTGATGGGTTTGGTTGAACTGACCTGTCCCTTAGACATAGCCCAGGGAGCGACACACCTTATAGAAAAGGGTCACTTCGCTTCAACCCTTTAGATAATAATGCACAAGCAGAGTTAGGTCCCATTCAGCCACCCGTCCTGAAAGGTTGATGGCTCATTTATCCTTCTGGGAAATTCCCTGAGAGTCCAAGTCAACGTGGATCTTACTGAAACAAGATTTGTTAGGAAAAACAAAGAGACAACTGCATAAAGGTATCCAAGACCATGGTGTCCAAATTAGCCAGGTCTAAGGCACCCCACCCTTGCCCAAACTGGGCCACATAACTCTGTCATGGTAGTAAAGAAATAGCAAAGTCTCACACGCCCATTtctttgtttgtattacagttgcaTCTCGGGGCACTGTACTGCTGGGTGTTGCACAGAAACACACTCAGAAACAGCTCCTGGCCTGAAGAAATTACGAACTAAACAGAGAAAGGGACAGATAGGGAAATTGAGACAAAGATGCCCACAATCTCATGAAGAGGCTGGGGCAGTCATGGAACCAGATTTGTAGAGCTCTAGCCCAGTGACTTACATGTAAACACTGCCTCTGAGTGCCCAGAAAACTCATTCCCAGGCTCACCCTTGGGGACCCTGTTCTTCTGTAGTCACGTCTTTCAGCTCTACCAGTCCATCTCCGGCGGGGTTCACACCAGTTAGCCCCACCACCTGCCTCATAGCGATAGACTCTACTTAGGAGAtcaatctacttagcttaacaaagagaaagttatagacttgatcacagtctaagtaCCTACAGGAGAAACAAATATGTGATAgtgggctcttccatctagcagaaGGGGTATAACAAGTTCCAAAggccagaagttgaagctagacaaattcagactggaaataaggtgtcagTTTTTAACACTGAgcgtaattaacctttggaataATTTacgaagtgatggattctccatcacaggcaatttttaaatcaagattgttttTCAAAAAGCTCTGCTCTTGGAATTttctgggggaagttctatggcctgtgttctgcaggaggtcagataggCTGATGACAAaggtccttctggccttggaatctatgaatattactttatcattttgacttttactttatattaaaatttataatatAATACTGCCACGCTCTTATACACAGTGCGTTTCCTCaagaagatctcaaagtgctttacaaaggtcaaGTATcatcacctccattttacagatggggaaatggaggcacagaagggtgacatgacctgcccaaggtcacccagcaggccagtggcagagctgggaatagaatccatgtCTCAGCTCAGTGTGCGAtccactagaccaggggttctctcaacaactcttgctggtggccatgctcgtaatttttcctaaaatatttaattaactttaggaaaaacatataaatatgcacatatgtccaaatcattgtaatttatgtagggttttttcagactaataaaaataatttagagcTGTTTCTATTCATTACTGGACAAAcagaatagaaataaaaataaggtgCTTCccatgtttttgtcttttttgtggtttcttttgcttttttggttgctcttttttcccccctaagacTTGCTAGCTGGTAAGTTTTCTGCTGTGAAAGTGatctttgtatgtttgttaatatcacttttcacagcagattacTGAGCCCCGGCAAGCCCTGCGACAGATTAAGCCCTGGttggggaggtgggcagggaggcagcgGGGCCCAAGGACAATAGGGGTGTGCGTAGGGGATggtgagcctggggctgggagcctgaACCAGAGCCGCTACTGTGTGGATGGAGACCGAAGCCCCATGGCTGACGCCTGCCCACCCTACCCCCGGGAAAGTGGGGAATTCACCAGCTGCCTGCACTTGCAGtgtgtgtctccagaggggggcagagaCCAACCACTGCtggcagccctgggagaggggccactgctttgcacccatccacccccatcacagcccaggaggctgttgcCACAAAAGGCCCTGGTGGCGAAAAACTGCCCTAGACCACCCTGCCTCTCAGATCACAGAAGATATAATTagtcaaaacaataaataaaatgaaatatttttcccaataatattttgtgaaaaattctgagCTTTCAACAAATCGGGACgaaaatcaaatttttaaaatctctgacATTCAAAGTTTTTGTCCCATGGGAAATTCAATCAGTTTAGGGGTTAGCAGCAGACtcacagagtcatagaaatgtagggctggaagggtccttgagaagtcatctagtcctctcctccacactgaggcaggatcaaataTACCTAGACCCTCAATGAGAGGTCGGACCTGTCCGAGATCtggaactgttcttaaaaacctccagggccacaAATTTCACATAAATTCTGATACACGCTCCAGTCACCAAAGGGAAGACAAGAGGACATCTCTGTGCAAGCAGGGGGTGCATACCCACTTCAGAAAGGTACCCACAATGCCCCTTGTGACGAAGTGggggattttcttgttttttccaatggtttgcatgcagagggggtgggactcagtttccctgggtgttactggtttaatgaggtgatgggagagggaatttgttgttacagaggaccagCGAGGGAACTTGGGACCCCAGCTAATGGCCTGGAGAATTGATACGCCAGCGACTGGTGACCTGACGACCCAGTGATCCGCAGGCTCAGCTCAGGAGTTGCCCTGAGagcttcctatgctgtgttcaaatgctcaataaaccctcctgttttacgctggcCGAGAGTCGCTCCAGTCTAGAGAACAGGGTGGCATTATTCCCTTTGGGAGTGGAGGCCCCgggggtccagagcgagtggaGTCCCTCAGGAGGCCCACGGCGAGAAACaggtgtgctaaggctcagagaggtgcggcttcaggtggaggggcttaacccccgAGAAAGAttggacccccgagaagggctgtcacactgaaggggactccccccccccggaccgcACGGGGCTACGAATAGGCACAACCTGTGAGTCCAGGACACCCCTGTGCAGGCAGGACAGGCCCCCCGCTGGCATCCCTAGGCCATGTGCATTTTCTGGTGCCTAGCGAGGTAGGAGCTGAGGCTGAAGCTCTTGCAGCAGTCAGGGCATTTGTAGGGTTTCTCTTCCGAGTGGATCTTCTGGTGCTGGATGAGGGTGCAGCTCTCGCGGAAGCCCTTCCCGCAGTCCGAGCAGCGGAAGGGCCGCTCCTCCGAGTGGGTCCGGCGGTGCTTGATGAATGCCGAGCTCCAATTGAAGTTCTTGCCACACTGGGCACAGTGgtagggccgctccccggtgtgggtgcgctggtgctTGATGAGGGTGGAGCGGTGGCTGAAGCTGCGCCCGCAGTCAGGGCACCTGTAGGGCCGCTCCCCCGTGTGGACGCGCCGGTGCTGAGCCAGCTGGAAGCCGTGGCTGAAGCCCTTCCCgcagtcagggcaggggtggggtttcTCTCCGGTGTGGATGTGCTGGTGCGAGCGGAGGTGGGAGCTGCGGCCGAAGCTCTGCCCGCAGTCGGGGCATCGGTAGGGCCGCTCCCCGGTATGGATCCGCTGGTGTTGGATAAGCAGCCGGCTCAGcttgaagctcttcccgcactcagCACACTCATAGGGCCGCTCCTCGCTGTGCACCTTCTGGTGCCGGCTCAGGGCCAGTTTGGTGCCAAAGCTCTTCCCGCACTGGGTGCATGGGTAAGGCCTCTCCTCTGCACTCATCCCACCGGCCAGGCCAGGGCTTTCCCCGGTGTGGGTGTGCTGGTGCTGGATCAGGTAGGAGCTGTCCCCAAAGCTCTTCCCACAGGCCGCACACTTgtagggccgctccccggtgtgggtgcgctggtgctTGGCCAGgtgggagctctggctgaagccctTCCCGCAGTCAGGGCATTTGTAGGGACGCTCCCCGGTGTGGACCCGCTGGTGGACAATGAGGTGGGAGCTAACCCCAAAGCCCTTCCCGCAGTCGGGGCACTGGAAGGGTCTCTCGCCAgtgtgggtgcgctggtgctggatgaggtgggagctgcaggtgaagCCCTTCCCGCAGTCAGGGCATTGATGAGGCCTTTCGTCTCTATGGGATCTCTGGTGCTCAGCGAGGTCTTTGTATTGAGAGAGGCTCTCCCCACACTGCCCACATATGGCCAGTCTCCCCTCCGGATGCCCAGAGGAGTCTTGGAGCTGCCAGGGATCTCCTTCCTGCTCAGCAGAGCTCTCCCTTGGGAGGTTTCCTCGCTGCCGTCCTGCCCCACCGACATCTCCCTGCTCGGGGCTCCAGGACGTCGCGTGTTGCTCAGGTTCTCCAGGCCCTTCTTGCTGGGGAGTCTCCTCCTCGTTCTCACTGGCTGTCCTGGCACCTGCTGGGAGAGCGAGAAAGAGAATCCAGCCAGGACTCGTTCCCTGTGCTTGCGAGGGGAGGCCAAGTAGTTTGTCACAAAGCAGAAAACCTGATGGGCAGGAAGCGAAATCCCACAAACCCTTCCCTGAAGAGAGAGGAGGGGCGGGTTCTGCTCCAGTGGCCCAGCTGAGCCCCCAGAGAAAGGTTGAAGGGAGGGAGGGCTCCTGCCAGGCATCAGGCAGGACAGGTGGGAGCTAGGAGTGACACCTGCCATGAGGACAGGGCACCTGCTAGGGATGGTACTGAGTGAGATGAGATGATTACGGAATTATTTATATTTGTACGTGATAACGAAGGCTGGGACCGAAAACTCAGAGCCTTGGATAACGAGGATATACCTGAAACTCATATCGCAATGCTCATTTAATCTTTTATAACAAGGACGAAGGAAGCGGGGAGTACCAGCTGGTATTTAAGGTGGGGATCAGGCTAGATCCCACTCTTGTGTAAATGGGCATcaccccactggagtcaatgggccagatcccagctgtgAATCAACGAGCAACACGGATTGACATTAGCTGTGGCTCTGGCCATACATTGCTAGGGCCCAATACACAGAGCTATGTCAAGCCAAACCCTTGTACGTTACATCCCTTTCCCACCCagcaccctttgtctgcctttgGCTCTTAAGCAtgaaagctctttgggtcaggcactaggtctctgtgtttgtgcagcacctggcaccacGGGGCACCGAACCTGAGCAAGGCGGGTGCGTGCTGCCACACTAGCTGAGACAAAACTGGGGGGCTCCCGGCGGCTTTGCTGGGATCCCagcttttcccttccctcccggTGTGGCTCATTCCTCACCTGTGTGGGCACCTCTCGGGGTCTCCCTTTCCTCGGAGCCCTGGAGATCCGGGACCCTCGGCTCTTCCCCTGGCTCCATGCGGGGGATCCCGGCCGGGTTGGGGTCGGGGAATCCTGTTCAGGAGAAGAAACAGGTGAGACGCTCCCGGGCTTGAACCCCGTCCCGCTctctgctgggggggggatgtTCCCAGGGGCCCTTTGAGGCAGGGAGACCCCTGGGGGCAGATGGGCCGCGCCCCCCTGCAGGGGAATCAGGGATCTCCAGGCACACGGGGCGGGGCAGCAGCTGGCCCCTCGTAGCGATGGGTCCGGACACGGCCCCATgggaggagctgccggtgggaTCTAAGCACGGGAGGTTTATTGAACCTGCACGGGCGGAGCAGGCAATAACCCAGGGCTGGAACAGGGACCCTGCCGGCCCCAGCTGCACAGACCCCCGGAGCCGGCTGGGGGGGTCTCTCCGGTCCCAGTTCGGccccgatcccgccccccccGGGCAGCGATTTCCTGCCTCTGCGTCTCCCCGCTCCGGCCGCTCCCTTCCGGCCCGGGGCTCGGCGGCTCTCGGAGCTCGCTGGTTTTAACTCTGAGCTCGCCAGAGCGCCGGCAATCGGGAgacccccccccgacctcccccAGCCAcggcctcccccccccgccccgaacaGGCACCAAAGACCCCGGCGCGGAGCCAGtgtctaacccccccccccgggatgaACCCCCGCCGcaggcaggtgggtgggggaTACCCTGCACCCTACTTGCAATGGGGGAACCTCGCGCCCTCcctcagagaccccccccccgggaaCCCTGCACCCCCCGGGGCTCTGACCTATCCTGGGCTGTTGTAACCCCTGCCCCTGTagtgggggctccaggcagggccagATTGACACCGTAGGCGCCCCTAGGCACAGCGTcttcagcgccccccccccccaatcttggTGTTTTCTGTTCAAAAATGAAACTTTCAACCCACTAttaacttttaggtgcccctAGAACGCCGGCAGCACCCCTAGGCACCTACCTCCTGGGCCTAACtggaaatccagccctggctccaggaACTAGCGTGTGGGAGTGGGATCTGGGTACCCCCTGGGAACTGATATTAGGGGTGGGGATGGTCAGAGGTCTGAGAGCCTCCAGGGCAGTTCTGGCCACAGAGGGGACTTTCCCCAGATGTCCCTGGCTCCTGAAGGAGCAGCTCCCTGCAACTTGGAGAGAGGAGCCAGGCGCTGGAGAGGGCAGGAGGCCATGGTCTGGCCTCTCAGGGACCTCTGGTTTCTAGCGGCCTTTGGGACTTTCACCCCAACCCAaccctgcatccgatgaagtgagctgtagctcacgaaagcttatgctctaataaatttgttagtctctaaggtgccacaagtactccttttctttttaccccaaCCCAAAGAATAACTCACACAGGGCAACTCATGTGTCCCCATCTAGTGGCCAGACTATTTCTGGATGTTTATGAGCTTCCTACAGCCTCTCAGCTGAGGGCCCTGATCCCATCACTCAGGCAGCTGTGCCTTGAGCTTTCAGATCCAGAGCTCCTGGGTTCAATCCATGCAGACGTCCCGGCCAGAAGCATCATTACAAGAGGCTGCAAGAACCAGCAGAGCAAAGAGCCTGCAGCATTTGGATTCCAAATcccgaagctgggaatgggcgacaggtgccccagagggaatgaacagaacaggatgaagtgatccatttcctgtctgaagacaggatattgtgctagatggacctttggtctgacccagtagggccattcttatgttcttaactcgGGACAGGCATAGATCTATAGGGTACAGGCTGGGCCTGGGGGTTAATGATTCTGctgagcaggggagagaacctTGTCTCCAAAACAGATTGCCAAATAATATCAGCCCGTCCCCTGGCTGATATGGCAGGGGACGGGCTGATATTATTTGGTACCCCACACATGAAGGTTACAAGACATCTTAATGAGCAAGGGCACTGGATTCTACCCCATATGGAAGAAATTGGAGGAGACTCAATGCCGTcagactctcagctggtgtaaagtggcatcgctccagtgatttcaatgaggcTCTATAACGCATTATGTCTAGGCTCTGAACCTTCTCCCCAACCCACCATGTAATTCAGGGACAGGGCCTCTCTCAACATGGTTTTCCTGGCATCTGATAAGATTCAAGCTCCCACCAAAGCATCTTCACACACATCATTACACTCAATTTTGATGACATTTCTCTGTTGGTCTGAAACGTGATCACTTTTGAATGCCCTGGCTGATCAATTCCGCAATTTTAGGCCATGTTCTACGCGTCAAGGGGCAGAACCCCATGGATCTGGCAAAAAACAGGAAAAACCCCCCAGAAAACTGGAATGGGGAAATGCGGGATGCACCCAGCCCTTGGTCTTTGGTTAGCAGAGCTACAGCTTCCACCATCTCCATAATTGTCCGTAGCTCAAAGAAGAGGTTGAGGACAGCCGTTTACACCTTCCTGTGTCCCAGCACTCCCATCTCAGTTTAAAAGGTTGACATCCTGCATGACTTAGctcccagacagaaagaaaataaaaacggGGAAGGGGCAAAGCGGGGTGTGAGGGGGTgtacagagcccctggcatgagggGGAGAATGGGGGACCCTGGTACAGGGGGAATAGGAGCACAGAGACCCTGGCATGGGGGAATGGGGGCATAGAGAACCCCTGCTAGAGGGAAAATGAGGGACCCTGatatgggggaagaggggagacatAGGGAGAAGCGGGGAATAGGGGATGGGGAGGCAGATAGAGCCTCAGGAATGGAGGGTAAACGGGATAATTGTATGGGGGATGCAGCCATatggggcacacagagccccaggcATAGGGCAGGGTGTGCTGAGGAGGGGAGTCCCAGAAATAGAAAGGGATGAGAAGGTGGCCCACAAGAGCTAGTAGGGGAAATAGAGgaatgcaaggagctcctggcttgTGCAACGAGCTCAGCCTGCTGAAGCAACCAAGTGTGAAACTCTCTCGTTTAAAGgtgatttgaaggccagaagggaccgttgggatcatctagtttgatctccgTAATGCAGGCCGGAGACTCACCCAGTGATCTCTGCATGAAGCCCACAGCTCATGGCAGAGCTACAGCATGTCTTCGAGGATAACTTTCCAGTTGCCATCTAAAGACcccaagggatggagaatccaccatgtcccttggTAAGGCTGCCCCAGTGTCTGTCAAAAATGTGCACCTTCTCTCTGgtctgctgcagctcccagctatgGATCTCATTCAGACTTTGTCGATGACAAGAGCCATCTGCCATCAGAAACCTCCTTCCCATGCAGGAGTGTGTAAACCTGAATCAAGTTACCTCTGAGCCTTCCCTTGGAGAAACCAAAGAGATCGAGCTTCTTCTGTCTTTCACTACAAGGAAGATTTTTCCAAACCTGGAATCATTCTTGTGGCCTGCACTTCAGGCCACTCTGCTCCCTTGCAGTCCAGGCTGAGACCTAACGTGGAGGGCAGAATACCCCACATGTGCTACGGTAGGGTTCtcacacctttctctgcagcagctgggacaCTGTCCGAGTTGAAACACGGCACTAGATGGTGTTAGGATCTGAGCCAGTCTTGCAATGCCTCCAGAACCCActccagaaactgggagtggacacAGGGGATGAATCACACAACGATTGCCtatgctgttcattccctctgaagcacctggcattggccactgtcagaagacaggatactgggcaagatggacctttggtctgacccagtatggccgtcctTATGTACCCTCCGgtttgaactgtgggcaccagaactgggtaTAGTCTCTGGGGATGGTCTCCTGGTTCCTATTCAACGTTCCCCTGCTCATAGAGCCTAGGATCCTGGCCAGCCTTCACAGCCACTGCAGCACTCTGGGAACTCACTTGATGGCAGAGGCTGAGCTACCAAGTCAGCTTCTTTCCCACACAGCCTGTGGGTCAATGGCAGGAGCTTTCTTGGATGGGAATTCCCTGGTGCTGAAACTTGACTGAGCCCCTCTCCCCGAGGTGGGTCCGTGGCAGGGCCCCCTGAGCTGATTTTCTGGTGCCTAGCTGTAGTCAATCTTCCACCCAAACTTCCCACCCTTCTCCCGCCCCATGTCATTGGATGGCAGGGGTCCCCTCgctgtggattctctggtgccGGATCAGGTTGGAGCTGCGGCTAAAGCTCTTCCCGCAGCCGGCACAGCAGAAGGGCCGCTCTCCGGTGTGGCTGCGCTGGTGGTAGGTGTAGTGGGATCTCTGGCTGAAGCCCTTCCCACACTGGGGGCACTGGTAGGGCTTCTGGCCGGTGTGGACCCGGCAGTGCTGGATGTATCGGCTGCTCTGGGTGAAGCCCTTCTCACAGTCAGGGCATTTGAAGGGCTTGGTGTCCACATGGGTGCGCTGGTGGTGCAACAGGTTGGAGTGGCAGCTGAACCCTTTCCCACACTGGGGGCACTTGTAGGGCTGCTCCCCCGAGTGCACCCGCTGGTGCTTGATGAGGTTGGAGCTCTCCCCGAAGCGCCGCCCGCACTCGGCACAGGTGTAGGGCCGCTCCCTGGTGTGGGTGCACCGGTGCTGGGCCAGGTGGGAGCCCTGGCTGAAGCCCTGCCCACAGTCAGGGCACTGGTAGGGGCGCTCGCTGGCTGTGCCATTCCAGGTTGGAGCTGCGGCAGAAGCTGTGCCCACACTCCCTGCACCGgtagggccgctccccggtgtggatgTGTTGGTGGACCACGAGTGCAGAGCTCACCCCAAAACCCTTCCCGCACTTGAGGCACGTGTAGGGCCGCTCTCCCGTGTGGCTGCGGCGGTGCTGGCGCAGGGAGGCTCTCCGGGTGAAGGCCTTCCCGCACtgggggcactggaagggacGCTCCCCAGCGTGGACATGGCTGTGCTCCGTGAGGTTCCCGCGCTGTGTGAAGCCCTTCCCACACACGGTGCAGCGAAACGGCTTTTCACCCGTGTGGCAGCGCCGGTGACGGAGCAGGTTGGAGCTGCGGCTGAAGCGTTTTAGGCACTGGGTGCACTGGTAGGGTTTGTCCCCCGGGCCAGCTTCATTCtcctccaggggctctccctgctgctgtccTGCCCCACCTGGGCTCTTGCTGGCTCctccccacgtcctgtgcagctctGTTCCCGTGGACCCTTCCTGCTGGGGATTCGCCTCCTCGTTCTCACTCGCTGTCCTGGCACCTTCTGGGGGAGAGCGAGAGAAAGAGATGCAGCTGATGGGCAGGAAGTGAATCCCCCcaaggctgggggaggccaggGCTCCTGCCAGGGGTCAGGCAGGGCAGGTGGGAGCCAGGAGTGATGCATGCCCAGGGGACAGGGTACAAGACAAGACAGACTGGGGAGCTCCCAATGGCTTTGCTGGGATCCCAgctttcccctgctctcccagaCAACCCCTGAGCTGGCATCACTCACTCCTCACCTCTCAGGCTCTCCCTTTCCTTGGAGTCCTGGAGAATCAGGATGCTTGGCTCCTCCCCGCGCTCCATCCGGGAGATCATGGCAGGTTTGGCTGAGGGCGTGAAAGCAGAGAGGAGATGTAGCGTAGCATTGCAACAACTGGCCCCTGAATTCAGCTGATCTAGAATTTTCCATGGAGATTTGCTCAAGGTTGCGGGGAGAGATTGGTAGACGCTCATAgagtctagtctgatctcctgcataacgcaggccaggGAAATCAGCATAGA
This DNA window, taken from Dermochelys coriacea isolate rDerCor1 chromosome 6, rDerCor1.pri.v4, whole genome shotgun sequence, encodes the following:
- the LOC119856875 gene encoding zinc finger protein 850-like → MQRSLGFPDPNPAGIPRMEPGEEPRVPDLQGSEERETPRGAHTAGARTASENEEETPQQEGPGEPEQHATSWSPEQGDVGGAGRQRGNLPRESSAEQEGDPWQLQDSSGHPEGRLAICGQCGESLSQYKDLAEHQRSHRDERPHQCPDCGKGFTCSSHLIQHQRTHTGERPFQCPDCGKGFGVSSHLIVHQRVHTGERPYKCPDCGKGFSQSSHLAKHQRTHTGERPYKCAACGKSFGDSSYLIQHQHTHTGESPGLAGGMSAEERPYPCTQCGKSFGTKLALSRHQKVHSEERPYECAECGKSFKLSRLLIQHQRIHTGERPYRCPDCGQSFGRSSHLRSHQHIHTGEKPHPCPDCGKGFSHGFQLAQHRRVHTGERPYRCPDCGRSFSHRSTLIKHQRTHTGERPYHCAQCGKNFNWSSAFIKHRRTHSEERPFRCSDCGKGFRESCTLIQHQKIHSEEKPYKCPDCCKSFSLSSYLARHQKMHMASSFRAAQEICAAESPWTHSGAMKCVNTIGCWEQEGLLPERPDRWMFPERGGAGTFSGRGVAGTPQMSLLPPELGEPLTICSQCGKSYSLSTQFLRHQRTHVREKPFKCDECGKSFVDSSALLTHRRVHSGEQPYRCADCGRRFSRSSNLIRHQRTHRGLRPHQCPDCGKNFAEASCFLQHRHSHAGECPYLCPDCGKSFRHHSVLLAHRRTHLGERPYTCSDCGRSFHQSSQLSAHCRVHLGVRPFQCPDCAKSFLDSSSLIIHQRIHTGEKPYRCPECGRSFSRSSNLLRHQRIHAREQPFKCPQCGRSFRDGSGLAQHERSHLKAKTYQCTQCGKGFSQSATLIRHQRIHTGERPYTCPECGKSFSQSSTLFRHRRIHTGERPYKCPQCGKSFIESSALIQHQRSHT
- the LOC119856877 gene encoding zinc finger protein 239-like; translated protein: MISRMERGEEPSILILQDSKERESLREGARTASENEEANPQQEGSTGTELHRTWGGASKSPGGAGQQQGEPLEENEAGPGDKPYQCTQCLKRFSRSSNLLRHRRCHTGEKPFRCTVCGKGFTQRGNLTEHSHVHAGERPFQCPQCGKAFTRRASLRQHRRSHTGERPYTCLKCGKGFGVSSALVVHQHIHTGERPYRCRECGHSFCRSSNLEWHSQRAPLPHRCTHTRERPYTCAECGRRFGESSNLIKHQRVHSGEQPYKCPQCGKGFSCHSNLLHHQRTHVDTKPFKCPDCEKGFTQSSRYIQHCRVHTGQKPYQCPQCGKGFSQRSHYTYHQRSHTGERPFCCAGCGKSFSRSSNLIRHQRIHSEGTPAIQ